The following is a genomic window from Niveispirillum cyanobacteriorum.
GACCAGTACCAGACGTCGGTACCGTCTATCTATGCCCTGGGCGATGTCACCAACCGCGTGAACCTGACGCCGGTGGCCCTGGCGGAGGGGCATGTGCTGGCCGACCGCCTGTATGGCAACCGGCCGCGCGACGTGAACTACGACAATATCCCCACCGCCGTCTTCTCCATCCCGCCGGTCGCCACGGTCGGCATTACGGAGGAACAGGCCCGCGCCACCCTGCCCGGTGGCGTCGATATCTACCGCACCAACTTCAAACCGATGCGCCATCAGCTTTCAGGCCGTGATCAGCGCACCTTCATGAAGCTGGTGGTGGACCGCGCCACGCAGAAGGTGGTGGGCTGCCACATGGTGGGGGCCGATACGCCGGAGATGATCCAGGGTGTGGCGGTCGCCATGAATGCCGGCGCCACCAAGCAGGTGTTCGACAACACAATCGGCCTGCACCCAACGGCGGCGGAGGAGTTTGTGACGATGCGGACGAAGGCGCCGGACCCGGCGTGAAGCGGCACTGTCGTTCCCTCACCCTTCCGCGCCTGTAGGCGTGGGAGGGTGAGGGAACAACGCCCAACAAAACCGCAAACACAAAAAGCGCCGCCAGGATGCCCCGGCGGCGCTTTTCGTTTGCCTTGCGGCCAAGAAGCTTACTTCAGGCCAAAGCTCTGGAAGCGCTTGTTGAACTTGGCGATCTGGCCGCCGGTGTCCAGCAGCTTCTGCACGCCCGTCCAGGCCGGGTGGGACTTCGGATCGATGTCCAGACGCAGCGTGTCGCCGGCCTTGCCCATGGTGGTACGGGTCTTGAAAGAGGTACCGTCGGTCATGACAACGGTGATCTCGTGGTAGTCGGGGTGGATATCAGGCTTCATGGTCCGCAGTCCCTAAATCGAAGCCGCGCTTATATACAAAGCCCGGGGTTAAGGCAACCCCATCCCACCCTGCAAGGACGCAAGGCTGGGCTGATCACATTCGGCGCGGCAGCTATGTCAACGGGGCGTTGTTATTGCCCTGACGCGGCCATGCGGTTACCACGGGTGTGCATGGATTTCCACCCGCTTTCTCACTCGCGGAGCAACTTCCTTGGTCTTTCGTGACAACAGTGCCGAACGTGCCGCCGTCGAAGGCCGCCAGCGCCGCGATTTGAAGCCTTTGCGTCTGCTTTGGCCGTTTCTGAAGCCTTATCGCGCCCGGATCGCGGGGGCCACGGCAGCGCTGGTGGTCGCGGCGGGCACCGTTCTGGGCTTAGGCCAGGGCTTGAAGGCGCTGGTCGATCATGGATTCGCGGCGGGCAATGCCGACCTGCTGAACCAGGCGCTGCTGGTGCTGCTGGTCGTTATCCTGCTTTTGGGTGTGTCCACCTTCGCCCGATTCTATCTGGTTTCCTGGATCGGGGAGCGGGTGGTGGCGGATGTGCGGCGAAAGGTGTTCGACCACCTGGTCACCCTGTCGCCCGCTTTCTATGAGACCAACAAGACCGGCGAGATTCTGTCGCGCCTGACCACCGACACGACCTTGCTGCAACAGGTGATCGGGACCAGCGTGTCCATCGCGCTGCGCAATTCCCTGATGCTGGTGGGCGGTCTGGCGCTGCTGCTGCTGACCAGCCCGAAGCTGACGGGTCTGGTGCTGCTGGTGGTGCCGCTGGTGGTGGCCCCCATCGTGATCTTCGGGCGCAAGGTGCGCACCCTGTCGCGTGCCAGCCAGGATGCGGTGGCCAATATCGGCACGCGCGTGGATGAGGTGCTGGGCGGTATCCGCACGGTCCAGGCCTTTGGCCGCGAACCGCTGGAGATCGACCGCTTTGCCGTGTCAGTGGAGGATACGGTGAAGGTGTCGCTGCGCCGGATCAA
Proteins encoded in this region:
- the rpmE gene encoding 50S ribosomal protein L31, with amino-acid sequence MKPDIHPDYHEITVVMTDGTSFKTRTTMGKAGDTLRLDIDPKSHPAWTGVQKLLDTGGQIAKFNKRFQSFGLK